The following are from one region of the Streptomyces rubrogriseus genome:
- a CDS encoding NADH-quinone oxidoreductase subunit G, with product MTVTTSTPSGGGAAAVPPEDLVTLTIDGAEISVPKGTLVIRAAEQLGIEIPRFCDHPLLDPAGACRQCIVEVEGQRKPMASCTITCTDGMVVKTQLTSPVAEKAQHGVMELLLINHPLDCPVCDKGGECPLQNQAMSHGQADSRFEGKKRTYEKPVPISTQVLLDRERCVLCARCTRFSNQVAGDPMIELIERGALQQVGTGEGDPFESYFSGNTIQICPVGALTSAAYRFRSRPFDLISSPSVCEHCSGGCATRTDHRRGKVMRRLAANEPEVNEEWICDKGRFGFRYAQQRDRLTTPLVRNAEGELEPASWPEALQIAAQGLLASRGRTGVLTGGRLTVEDAYAYSKFARVALDTNDIDFRARVHSAEEADFLAARIAGHGRDLDGTGVTYTSLEKAPAVLLVGFEAEEEAPGVFLRLRKAWRKHGQKVFSLATHATRGLEKAGGTLLPAAPGTETEWLDALASGVGLEEGGTQAAEALRAEGAVIVVGERLASVAGGLTSAVRTSAATGARLVWIPRRAGERGAIEAGALPSLLPGGRPATDPRAREEVAALWGLADLPHRYGRDTGEIVEAAARGELQALLVAGVEVADLPDPTRARAALDEAGFVVSLELRPGEVTERADVVLPVAAVAEKPGTFLNWEGRVRFFEAALKPDQMTRRLAPTDARVLQMLADAMDVHLGLPDLRTTRAEIDRLGAWDGPRAGEPLQTASALPRPAAGEAVLAGHRLLLDQGLLQQGDEALAGTRHAARARLSAATAAEAGVKDGDVLAVTGPAGAVELPLQVTEMPDRVVWLPLNSAGSGVASDAGVLPGTLVRIGPATPAGAAPKEVEA from the coding sequence ATGACCGTGACCACCAGTACTCCCTCGGGAGGGGGAGCGGCGGCGGTCCCGCCGGAGGATCTCGTCACGCTGACGATCGACGGCGCCGAGATCAGCGTGCCCAAGGGCACCCTGGTCATCCGGGCCGCCGAGCAGCTCGGCATCGAGATCCCCCGGTTCTGCGACCACCCCCTCCTCGACCCGGCCGGCGCCTGCCGCCAGTGCATCGTCGAGGTCGAGGGCCAGCGCAAGCCCATGGCGTCCTGCACCATCACCTGCACCGACGGCATGGTGGTGAAGACCCAGCTCACCTCGCCCGTCGCCGAGAAGGCCCAGCACGGTGTGATGGAGCTGCTGCTCATCAACCACCCGCTGGACTGCCCGGTCTGCGACAAGGGCGGCGAGTGCCCGCTGCAGAACCAGGCCATGTCGCACGGCCAGGCCGACTCACGCTTCGAGGGCAAGAAGCGGACCTACGAGAAGCCCGTACCGATCTCCACGCAGGTGTTGCTCGACCGCGAGCGCTGCGTGCTGTGCGCCCGCTGCACCCGGTTCTCCAACCAGGTCGCGGGCGACCCGATGATCGAGCTGATCGAACGGGGCGCGCTCCAGCAGGTCGGCACCGGCGAGGGCGACCCCTTCGAGTCGTACTTCTCCGGCAACACCATCCAGATCTGCCCGGTCGGCGCCCTGACTTCTGCGGCCTACCGGTTCCGCTCCCGCCCCTTCGACCTGATCTCCTCGCCGTCCGTGTGCGAGCACTGTTCCGGCGGCTGCGCGACCCGCACCGACCACCGGCGCGGCAAGGTCATGCGGCGCCTCGCGGCCAACGAGCCCGAGGTCAACGAGGAGTGGATCTGCGACAAGGGGCGCTTCGGCTTCCGGTACGCCCAGCAGCGCGACCGGCTCACCACGCCCCTGGTGCGCAACGCCGAGGGCGAGCTGGAGCCGGCCTCCTGGCCCGAGGCGCTGCAGATCGCCGCGCAGGGACTGCTCGCCTCCAGGGGCCGCACCGGCGTCCTGACCGGCGGACGGCTCACCGTCGAGGACGCCTACGCGTACAGCAAGTTCGCGCGCGTGGCGCTCGACACCAACGACATCGACTTCCGCGCGCGCGTGCACAGCGCCGAGGAGGCCGACTTCCTGGCCGCCCGGATCGCCGGACACGGCCGCGACCTCGACGGCACCGGCGTCACCTACACCTCGCTGGAGAAGGCGCCCGCCGTCCTGCTGGTCGGCTTCGAGGCCGAGGAGGAGGCGCCCGGCGTCTTCCTCCGGCTGCGCAAGGCCTGGCGCAAGCACGGCCAGAAGGTCTTCTCGCTGGCCACGCACGCCACGCGGGGCCTGGAGAAGGCGGGCGGCACCCTGCTCCCCGCCGCTCCCGGCACCGAGACCGAGTGGCTGGACGCCCTCGCCAGCGGCGTCGGCCTGGAGGAGGGCGGCACCCAGGCCGCCGAGGCCCTGCGCGCCGAGGGCGCCGTGATCGTCGTCGGTGAACGGCTGGCGTCCGTGGCCGGAGGCCTCACCTCCGCCGTACGGACCTCGGCGGCGACCGGCGCCCGGCTGGTGTGGATCCCGCGCCGGGCCGGGGAGCGCGGCGCCATCGAGGCGGGTGCGCTGCCGTCGCTGCTGCCCGGCGGACGCCCGGCGACCGACCCGCGCGCGCGTGAGGAGGTCGCCGCCCTGTGGGGCCTGGCCGACCTGCCGCACCGCTACGGGCGCGACACCGGCGAGATCGTCGAGGCCGCGGCCCGGGGCGAACTCCAGGCGCTGCTCGTGGCGGGCGTGGAGGTCGCCGACCTGCCCGACCCCACGCGTGCGCGTGCGGCACTGGACGAGGCCGGGTTCGTGGTGTCGCTGGAGCTGCGGCCCGGCGAGGTCACCGAACGCGCCGACGTGGTCCTGCCCGTCGCCGCGGTCGCCGAGAAGCCCGGCACCTTCCTCAACTGGGAGGGCAGGGTGCGCTTCTTCGAGGCCGCGCTCAAGCCCGACCAGATGACCCGGCGCCTGGCTCCCACCGACGCCCGCGTCCTGCAGATGCTGGCCGACGCCATGGACGTACACCTGGGCCTGCCCGATCTGCGCACCACGCGCGCGGAGATCGACCGGCTCGGCGCCTGGGACGGGCCGCGGGCCGGTGAGCCGCTGCAGACCGCGAGCGCGCTGCCGCGGCCGGCCGCCGGAGAGGCCGTACTGGCCGGGCACCGGCTGCTGCTCGACCAGGGACTGCTGCAGCAGGGCGACGAGGCACTCGCAGGCACCCGGCACGCCGCCCGCGCGCGGCTGTCGGCCGCAACCGCCGCCGAGGCGGGCGTCAAGGACGGCGACGTCCTCGCCGTCACCGGTCCCGCCGGAGCCGTCGAACTCCCGCTGCAGGTCACCGAGATGCCCGACCGGGTGGTCTGGCTTCCGCTGAACTCGGCAGGCTCCGGCGTCGCCTCCGACGCCGGGGTACTGCCCGGAACCCTCGTCCGCATCGGTCCGGCGACGCCCGCGGGCGCCGCCCCCAAGGAGGTGGAGGCATGA
- the nuoI gene encoding NADH-quinone oxidoreductase subunit NuoI, protein MAEEREEHRDNTEHVDHKGTDPGFMNPVAGFGVTFKAMFKKRLTEQYPEQQKTTAPRFHGRHQLNRHPDGLEKCVGCELCAWACPADAIYVEGADNTDEERYSPGERYGRVYQINYARCILCGLCIEACPTRALTMTNEFELADSSRANLIFTKDQLLAGLEEGMVDSPHAIYPGTDEQDYYRGLVTEAAPGTVQQVAHSKGEVVQEGDSTFGATEPASEEVIRR, encoded by the coding sequence ATGGCTGAGGAACGCGAAGAACACAGGGACAACACGGAACACGTGGATCACAAGGGGACCGACCCCGGATTCATGAACCCCGTGGCCGGCTTCGGCGTGACCTTCAAGGCCATGTTCAAGAAGCGGCTGACCGAGCAGTACCCGGAGCAGCAGAAGACCACCGCTCCGCGCTTCCACGGACGGCACCAGCTCAACCGCCATCCGGATGGTCTGGAGAAGTGCGTCGGCTGCGAGCTGTGCGCCTGGGCATGTCCCGCCGACGCCATCTACGTCGAGGGCGCGGACAACACCGACGAGGAGCGCTACTCGCCGGGCGAGCGGTACGGCCGCGTCTACCAGATCAACTACGCCCGCTGCATCCTGTGCGGCCTGTGCATCGAGGCGTGCCCCACGCGCGCGCTGACGATGACCAACGAGTTCGAGCTGGCCGACTCCAGCCGCGCCAACCTCATCTTCACCAAGGACCAGTTGCTCGCCGGTCTCGAGGAGGGCATGGTCGACTCGCCGCACGCCATCTACCCGGGCACCGACGAGCAGGACTACTACCGGGGCCTGGTCACCGAGGCCGCGCCCGGCACGGTCCAGCAGGTCGCCCACTCCAAGGGGGAAGTCGTCCAGGAGGGCGACTCGACCTTCGGCGCGACCGAGCCGGCGTCGGAGGAGGTGATCCGCCGATGA
- the nuoH gene encoding NADH-quinone oxidoreductase subunit NuoH: MSPYLAAEDLSMFGTDPWWLVVVKAVFCFAFLMVTVLFSIVWERKVVAWMQLRIGPNRHGPWGMLQSLADGIKLMLKEDLVVKRADKAVYILAPIVAAIPAFMAIAVIPFGPAGNEVSIFGHRTAMQLTDLPIAMLFILAVASVGIYGIVLAGWSSGSTYPLLGGLRSCAQMISYEIAMGAAFASVFLYSGSMSTSEIVAQQDDRWYIVLLPVSFILYIVTMVGETNRAPFDMPESEGDLVGGFNTEYSSIKFAMFMLAEYVNMVTVSAVATTLFLGGWRAPWPISTFWEGANHGWWPLLWFVVKVQLLLFFFIWLRGTLPRVRYDQLMKLGWKVLIPVSLVWLMLVATVRALRNENYGFSDIALYIGGGVLVLLLLSFLVDMYRDKGGKAADQPAEAGTGAGTEAAFDPMAGGFPVPPMPGQQVPPVPRRRPRRERELIVSGGPDTHSDGPAGGPTDGKEASDG; encoded by the coding sequence ATGAGCCCGTACCTCGCCGCTGAAGACCTCTCGATGTTCGGCACCGATCCCTGGTGGCTGGTCGTCGTCAAGGCGGTGTTCTGCTTCGCCTTCCTGATGGTGACCGTGCTGTTCTCCATCGTGTGGGAGCGCAAGGTCGTCGCCTGGATGCAGCTGCGCATCGGTCCGAACCGGCACGGCCCCTGGGGCATGCTCCAGTCGCTCGCCGACGGCATCAAGCTGATGCTCAAGGAAGACCTCGTCGTCAAGCGCGCCGACAAGGCGGTCTACATCCTCGCGCCGATCGTGGCGGCCATCCCGGCCTTCATGGCGATCGCGGTGATCCCCTTCGGGCCGGCCGGCAACGAGGTCTCGATCTTCGGCCACCGCACCGCCATGCAGCTCACCGACCTGCCGATCGCGATGCTGTTCATCCTGGCGGTCGCCTCGGTCGGCATCTACGGCATCGTGCTCGCCGGCTGGAGCTCCGGATCGACGTACCCGCTCCTCGGCGGCCTGCGCTCCTGCGCCCAGATGATCTCCTACGAGATCGCGATGGGTGCCGCGTTCGCCTCGGTCTTCCTCTACTCCGGCTCGATGTCCACCTCGGAGATCGTCGCCCAGCAGGACGACCGCTGGTACATCGTGCTGCTGCCGGTCTCCTTCATCCTCTACATCGTCACCATGGTCGGCGAGACCAACCGCGCCCCCTTCGACATGCCCGAGTCCGAGGGCGACCTGGTGGGCGGCTTCAACACCGAGTACTCGTCGATCAAGTTCGCGATGTTCATGCTCGCCGAGTACGTGAACATGGTGACGGTCTCGGCGGTCGCCACCACGCTGTTCCTCGGCGGCTGGCGGGCCCCCTGGCCGATCAGCACCTTCTGGGAGGGCGCCAACCACGGCTGGTGGCCGCTGCTCTGGTTCGTGGTCAAGGTCCAGTTGCTGCTGTTCTTCTTCATCTGGCTGCGCGGCACTCTTCCCCGGGTCCGCTACGACCAGTTGATGAAGCTCGGCTGGAAGGTCCTCATCCCGGTCTCCCTGGTCTGGCTGATGCTGGTCGCGACCGTGCGGGCGCTCAGGAACGAGAACTACGGCTTCAGCGACATCGCCCTCTACATCGGCGGCGGCGTCCTGGTCCTGCTGCTGTTGTCCTTCCTCGTCGACATGTACCGCGACAAGGGCGGCAAGGCCGCCGACCAGCCTGCCGAGGCCGGGACCGGGGCCGGGACGGAGGCCGCCTTCGACCCGATGGCCGGCGGATTCCCCGTCCCGCCGATGCCCGGACAGCAGGTGCCGCCGGTGCCCAGGCGCCGTCCCCGCCGGGAGCGGGAGCTGATTGTCAGTGGTGGGCCCGATACTCACAGTGACGGACCTGCGGGCGGACCTACGGATGGAAAGGAGGCGTCCGATGGCTGA
- the nuoF gene encoding NADH-quinone oxidoreductase subunit NuoF: MMTVAAEIRGSNPEKLLAPVLSAFWDEDESWTLDVYRRHEGYEGLRKALAMAPDDLIAYVKESGLRGRGGAGFPTGMKWQFIPQGDGKPHYLVVNADESEPGTCKDIPLLFANPHSLIEGIVIACYAIRSSHAFIYLRGEVVPVLRRLHEAVREAYAAGFLGENILGSGLDLTLTVHAGAGAYICGEETALLDSLEGRRGQPRLRPPFPAVAGLYACPTVVNNVESIASVPAILNKGKDWFRSMGSEKSPGFTLYSLSGHVAGPGQYEAPLGITLRQLLDMSGGMRPGHRLKFWTPGGSSTPMFTDEHLDVPLDYEGVGAAGSMLGTKALQCFDETTCVVRAVTRWTEFYAHESCGKCTPCREGTYWLVQLLRDIEAGKGQMSDLDKLNDIADNINGKSFCALGDGAASPIFSSLKYFREEYEEHITGRGCPFDPAKSTAWADRTEVKA, from the coding sequence GTGATGACCGTGGCAGCCGAGATCAGGGGCAGCAACCCGGAGAAGCTGCTCGCACCCGTGCTGTCGGCCTTCTGGGACGAGGACGAGTCGTGGACTCTCGACGTCTACCGGAGGCACGAGGGGTACGAGGGGCTCCGCAAGGCGCTGGCGATGGCGCCGGACGACCTGATCGCGTACGTCAAGGAGTCCGGTCTGCGTGGACGCGGCGGTGCCGGGTTCCCGACGGGGATGAAGTGGCAGTTCATTCCCCAGGGGGACGGCAAGCCTCACTATCTAGTTGTCAACGCCGACGAGTCGGAGCCGGGGACCTGCAAGGACATCCCGCTCCTCTTCGCGAACCCGCACAGCCTCATCGAGGGCATCGTCATCGCGTGTTACGCCATCAGGTCTTCGCATGCCTTCATCTATCTGCGTGGTGAAGTCGTCCCAGTGCTGCGGCGGTTGCACGAGGCCGTGCGCGAGGCCTACGCGGCCGGCTTCCTCGGCGAGAACATCCTGGGCAGCGGACTCGATCTCACCCTCACCGTGCACGCGGGCGCGGGCGCGTACATCTGCGGTGAGGAGACCGCGCTGCTCGACTCGCTCGAAGGCCGCCGGGGTCAACCGCGGCTCCGTCCCCCCTTTCCTGCCGTCGCGGGCCTCTATGCGTGCCCGACTGTGGTGAATAACGTCGAATCGATCGCTTCAGTTCCCGCGATCCTGAACAAGGGCAAGGACTGGTTCAGGTCGATGGGCAGCGAGAAGTCCCCGGGCTTCACGCTCTACTCGCTCAGCGGCCACGTCGCGGGACCCGGCCAGTACGAGGCCCCGCTCGGCATCACGCTGCGCCAGCTCCTCGACATGAGCGGCGGCATGCGCCCCGGCCACCGGCTCAAGTTCTGGACGCCCGGCGGTTCCTCGACGCCGATGTTCACCGACGAGCACCTCGACGTCCCCCTCGACTACGAAGGAGTGGGCGCCGCCGGTTCCATGCTCGGCACCAAGGCGCTCCAGTGCTTCGACGAGACAACCTGCGTCGTGCGCGCCGTCACCCGCTGGACCGAGTTCTACGCCCACGAGTCCTGCGGCAAGTGCACACCGTGCCGCGAAGGCACGTACTGGCTCGTCCAGTTGCTGCGCGACATCGAGGCCGGCAAGGGACAGATGTCCGACCTCGACAAGCTGAACGACATCGCCGACAACATCAACGGCAAGTCCTTCTGCGCCCTCGGCGACGGTGCCGCCTCGCCGATCTTCTCCTCGCTCAAGTACTTCCGCGAGGAGTACGAGGAGCACATCACGGGCCGCGGCTGCCCCTTCGACCCGGCCAAGTCGACGGCCTGGGCCGACCGCACGGAGGTGAAGGCATGA
- a CDS encoding NADH-quinone oxidoreductase subunit J produces the protein MSAQLAAAATLSAGTSTGEAVQFWILGTVAVIGALCTVFMKKAVHSALCLAGTMIILAVFYLANGAYFLGIVQIVVYTGAIMMLFLFVVMLVGVTAADSLKETIKGQRWLALLSGLGFGILLIAGIGNASVSEFTGLAQANANGNVEGIASLIFTKYVFAFEITGALLITAAVGAMVLTHRERTERARTQRELSEQRIREGKHLPPLPAPGVYARHNAVDIAGLLPDGTPSELTVSKTLRERGQIRDVSMEALGDLKALEQRAEDRLERKAVGPDNSKQSEEASK, from the coding sequence ATGAGCGCGCAGCTCGCCGCCGCGGCGACCCTCTCCGCCGGCACCTCCACCGGAGAGGCCGTCCAGTTCTGGATCCTCGGCACGGTCGCGGTGATCGGCGCCCTGTGCACCGTCTTCATGAAGAAGGCCGTGCACAGCGCGCTGTGCCTCGCCGGGACGATGATCATTCTGGCGGTGTTCTACCTCGCCAACGGCGCCTACTTCCTCGGCATCGTGCAGATCGTCGTCTACACCGGCGCCATCATGATGCTGTTCCTGTTCGTGGTGATGCTCGTCGGCGTCACCGCGGCGGACTCGCTGAAGGAGACCATCAAGGGCCAGCGCTGGCTGGCCCTGCTGTCCGGACTCGGCTTCGGCATCCTGCTGATCGCCGGCATCGGCAACGCCTCCGTCTCCGAGTTCACCGGACTCGCCCAGGCCAACGCGAACGGCAACGTGGAGGGCATCGCGTCCCTCATCTTCACCAAGTACGTCTTCGCCTTCGAGATCACCGGCGCCCTGCTCATCACGGCGGCGGTCGGTGCCATGGTGCTCACCCACCGCGAGCGCACCGAGCGCGCCAGGACCCAGCGCGAGCTGTCCGAGCAGCGCATCCGCGAGGGCAAGCACCTGCCGCCGCTGCCGGCACCCGGCGTGTACGCCCGGCACAACGCGGTCGACATCGCGGGGCTGCTCCCCGACGGCACCCCCTCCGAGCTGACCGTCAGCAAGACGCTGCGCGAGCGGGGCCAGATCCGCGACGTGTCGATGGAGGCGCTGGGCGACCTGAAGGCGCTGGAGCAGCGGGCCGAGGACCGGCTGGAACGCAAGGCGGTCGGCCCCGACAACTCCAAGCAGTCCGAGGAGGCGTCGAAGTGA
- the nuoK gene encoding NADH-quinone oxidoreductase subunit NuoK codes for MNPVNYLYLAALLFTIGATGVLIRRNAIVVFMCIELMLNACNLAFVAFSRMHGNLDGQIIAFFTMVVAAAEVVVGLAIIVSLFRSRHSASVDDASLMKL; via the coding sequence GTGAACCCCGTCAACTACCTCTACCTCGCGGCCCTGCTGTTCACGATCGGTGCCACCGGCGTGCTGATCCGGCGCAACGCGATCGTGGTCTTCATGTGCATCGAGCTGATGCTCAACGCCTGCAACCTCGCGTTCGTCGCCTTCTCCCGCATGCACGGCAACCTCGACGGCCAGATCATCGCCTTCTTCACGATGGTCGTCGCCGCCGCGGAGGTCGTGGTCGGGCTCGCGATCATCGTGTCCCTGTTCCGTTCCCGCCACTCGGCCTCGGTCGACGACGCCAGCCTGATGAAGCTGTGA
- a CDS encoding NADH-quinone oxidoreductase subunit M — MSFPLLTVTAALPAVGAIATAAVPAAKRTAAKWLALLVSLATLGLAIAVLVRFDPDGDRYQLTESHSWIADFGVRYELGVDGIAVALIALTALLIPFIILAGWHDADPLETGSSRWRPTQGFFALILAVEAMVIISFEATDVFLFYIFFEAMLIPLYFLIGGFGDRAHEHGEKTAATQRSYAAVKFLLYNLAGGLIMLAAVIGLYVVAGNFSLTEIAEARANGSLDMATNTERWLFLGFFFAFAVKAPLFPLHTWLPNAMGESTAPVAVLITAVVDKVGTFAMLRFCLQLFPEASKWATPVILVLAVISIIYGALLAVGQRDIKRLIAYASISHFGFIIMGIFAMTSQGQSGATLYMVNHGISTAVLMLIAGFLISRRGSRLIADFGGVQKVAPILAGTFLIGGLATLSLPGLAPFVSEFLVLVGTFTRYPVIGIIATLGIVLAALYTLVLYQRTMTGPVKAEVNGMPDLRVRELVVVAPLVALLIFLGVFPKPVTDIVNPAVEQTMSDVHKTDPQPEVEAAK, encoded by the coding sequence ATGTCCTTTCCCCTGCTGACAGTCACGGCGGCCCTCCCGGCCGTCGGGGCGATCGCCACGGCAGCCGTGCCGGCCGCGAAACGCACCGCGGCCAAGTGGCTGGCGCTGCTGGTCTCGCTGGCCACGCTCGGGCTGGCGATCGCGGTCCTGGTCCGCTTCGACCCCGACGGCGACCGCTACCAGCTCACCGAGTCCCATTCCTGGATCGCGGACTTCGGCGTCCGGTACGAACTGGGCGTGGACGGCATCGCGGTGGCGCTGATCGCGCTGACCGCCCTGCTGATCCCGTTCATCATCCTCGCGGGCTGGCACGACGCCGACCCGCTGGAGACCGGCAGCAGCCGGTGGCGGCCGACACAGGGCTTCTTCGCCCTGATCCTGGCCGTCGAGGCGATGGTGATCATCTCCTTCGAGGCCACCGACGTCTTCCTCTTCTACATCTTCTTCGAAGCCATGCTGATCCCGCTGTACTTCCTGATCGGCGGCTTCGGGGACCGGGCGCACGAGCACGGTGAGAAGACGGCGGCGACCCAGCGGTCGTACGCCGCGGTGAAGTTCCTCCTCTACAACCTGGCCGGCGGCCTGATCATGCTGGCCGCGGTGATCGGCCTGTACGTGGTCGCCGGGAACTTCTCGCTCACCGAGATCGCCGAGGCGCGGGCCAACGGCTCGCTGGACATGGCGACCAACACCGAGCGCTGGCTGTTCCTCGGCTTCTTCTTCGCCTTCGCGGTGAAGGCGCCGCTGTTCCCGCTGCACACCTGGCTGCCCAACGCCATGGGGGAGTCGACCGCTCCCGTCGCCGTGCTCATCACGGCGGTCGTCGACAAGGTCGGCACCTTCGCGATGCTCCGCTTCTGCCTCCAGCTCTTCCCGGAGGCCAGCAAGTGGGCGACGCCGGTCATCCTGGTCCTGGCGGTCATCAGCATCATCTACGGCGCGCTGCTCGCGGTCGGCCAGCGCGACATCAAGCGGCTGATCGCCTACGCGTCGATCTCGCACTTCGGCTTCATCATCATGGGCATCTTCGCGATGACCAGCCAGGGCCAGTCCGGCGCCACGCTGTACATGGTCAACCACGGCATCTCGACCGCCGTGCTGATGCTGATCGCCGGGTTCCTGATCTCGCGGCGCGGCTCGCGGCTCATCGCCGACTTCGGCGGAGTGCAGAAGGTCGCCCCGATCCTGGCCGGCACCTTCCTGATCGGCGGCCTCGCGACCCTCTCCCTGCCGGGCCTCGCGCCCTTCGTCAGTGAGTTCCTGGTCCTGGTCGGCACGTTCACCCGCTATCCGGTGATCGGCATCATCGCCACCCTCGGCATCGTCCTCGCCGCGCTCTACACCCTCGTCCTCTACCAGCGGACGATGACGGGCCCGGTGAAGGCCGAGGTGAACGGGATGCCCGACCTGCGGGTGCGCGAGCTGGTGGTGGTGGCACCGCTGGTGGCGCTGCTGATCTTCCTGGGCGTCTTCCCGAAGCCCGTGACGGACATCGTCAACCCGGCGGTGGAGCAGACCATGTCCGACGTACACAAGACGGACCCCCAGCCTGAGGTGGAGGCGGCCAAGTGA
- the nuoL gene encoding NADH-quinone oxidoreductase subunit L produces MENLIALLVAAPLLGAVVLLCGGRRLDRVGHWIGTLLAAVSFVIGVVLFADLLGSGAEDRTLTQHLFSWIPVEGFQADVAFRLDQLSMTFVLLITGVGSLIHLYSVAYMEHDERRRRFFGYLNLFLAAMLILVLADNYLLLYVGWEGVGLASYLLIGFWQYKPSAATAAKKAFLVNRVGDMGLSIGIMLMFLWFGTFAFGPVLGGHGEAGLAAGADEGKLTAIALMLLLAACGKSAQVPLQSWLGDAMEGPTPVSALIHAATMVTAGVYLIVRSGAIFNGAPDAQLVVTIVGAVTLLFGAIVGCAKDDIKKALAGSTMSQIGYMVLAAGLGPIGYVFAIMHLVTHGFFKAGLFLGAGSVMHGMNDEVDMRRYGGLRKYMPVTFVTFGLGYLAIIGFPGLSGFFSKDKIIEAAFAKGGTEGWILGACALLGAAITAYYMTRVMLMTFFGEERWRNAPTPSPAKPDVEPAAETRGAYEPPHPHESPGLMTIPMIVLAVGSVGAGAFFSIGDRFMHWLEPITGHSHGDSPISAGAVTGATVACMVIGVAVAWAQYGRRPVPAVAPRGSLLTRAARRDLLQDDFNHVVLVRGGEHLTRSLVYVDHTVVDGVVNGTAASVGGLSGRMRKLQNGFARSYAVSMFGGAALLVAATLLMRAV; encoded by the coding sequence GTGGAGAACCTGATTGCGCTGCTGGTGGCGGCGCCCCTGCTAGGAGCGGTCGTCCTGCTGTGCGGCGGACGCCGGCTGGACCGCGTCGGCCACTGGATCGGCACGCTGCTGGCCGCCGTGTCCTTCGTGATCGGCGTCGTCCTCTTCGCCGACCTGCTCGGCAGCGGCGCCGAGGACCGCACCCTGACGCAGCACCTGTTCAGCTGGATCCCGGTGGAGGGGTTCCAGGCCGACGTCGCCTTCCGGCTCGACCAGCTGTCGATGACGTTCGTCCTGCTGATCACCGGAGTCGGCTCGCTCATCCACCTGTACTCGGTCGCGTACATGGAGCACGACGAGCGCCGCCGCCGCTTCTTCGGCTACCTGAACCTGTTCCTCGCGGCGATGCTGATCCTCGTCCTCGCCGACAACTACCTGCTGCTGTACGTCGGCTGGGAGGGCGTCGGCCTCGCCTCCTACCTGCTGATCGGCTTCTGGCAGTACAAGCCCAGCGCCGCCACCGCCGCGAAGAAGGCCTTCCTGGTCAACCGCGTCGGCGACATGGGCCTGTCCATCGGCATCATGCTGATGTTCCTGTGGTTCGGCACCTTCGCCTTCGGGCCGGTGCTCGGCGGCCACGGGGAGGCCGGACTGGCGGCCGGGGCGGACGAGGGCAAGCTCACCGCGATCGCCCTGATGCTGCTGCTCGCCGCCTGCGGCAAGTCCGCCCAGGTGCCGCTGCAGTCCTGGCTCGGCGACGCGATGGAGGGCCCGACCCCGGTCTCGGCCCTCATCCACGCCGCGACCATGGTGACGGCGGGCGTGTACCTGATCGTCCGGTCCGGCGCGATCTTCAACGGCGCGCCCGACGCGCAACTGGTGGTCACCATCGTGGGCGCGGTCACGCTGCTCTTCGGTGCGATCGTCGGTTGTGCCAAGGACGACATCAAGAAGGCCCTGGCCGGTTCGACCATGTCGCAGATCGGCTACATGGTGCTCGCCGCGGGCCTCGGCCCGATCGGCTACGTCTTCGCGATCATGCACCTGGTGACGCACGGCTTCTTCAAGGCCGGGCTGTTCCTCGGCGCCGGCTCCGTCATGCACGGCATGAACGACGAGGTCGACATGCGCCGCTACGGCGGATTGCGCAAGTACATGCCGGTCACCTTCGTCACCTTCGGCCTCGGCTACCTCGCCATCATCGGCTTCCCGGGCCTGTCCGGCTTCTTCTCCAAGGACAAGATCATCGAGGCGGCGTTCGCCAAGGGCGGCACCGAGGGCTGGATCCTCGGCGCCTGTGCCCTGCTGGGCGCGGCCATCACCGCGTACTACATGACGCGCGTGATGCTGATGACGTTCTTCGGCGAGGAGCGCTGGCGGAACGCCCCGACGCCGTCGCCGGCCAAGCCCGACGTGGAGCCCGCCGCCGAGACGCGCGGCGCGTACGAGCCGCCGCACCCGCACGAGTCGCCGGGTCTCATGACGATTCCTATGATCGTGCTGGCCGTCGGGTCGGTCGGGGCCGGTGCCTTCTTCAGCATCGGCGACCGCTTCATGCACTGGCTGGAGCCCATCACCGGGCACAGCCACGGCGACTCCCCGATCAGCGCCGGGGCGGTCACCGGGGCGACGGTGGCCTGCATGGTCATCGGCGTCGCCGTCGCCTGGGCGCAGTACGGGCGCCGTCCGGTCCCGGCCGTCGCCCCGCGCGGGTCGCTGCTCACCCGGGCGGCCCGGCGCGACCTGCTCCAGGACGACTTCAACCACGTCGTCCTGGTCCGTGGCGGCGAGCACCTGACGCGCTCCCTGGTCTACGTCGACCACACCGTGGTCGACGGAGTCGTCAACGGGACGGCGGCCTCGGTCGGCGGCCTGTCCGGGCGGATGCGCAAGCTGCAGAACGGCTTCGCGCGCTCGTACGCGGTCTCGATGTTCGGCGGTGCGGCACTCCTCGTCGCCGCGACCCTGCTGATGAGGGCGGTCTGA